The Bacteroidota bacterium region CTCTACTTCATCAGGTTTAGAACATTCACTTCTTCAATAAATTCTATCTTTGTGTTATGCAAAAAACAAAAGACATAGAACAAAAACTTAAAAAGCTGAAGCCACGCCTTTCAAAAGATTTCTCAGTTGAAAAAATCGGGTACTTCGGTTCTTATGCAGAGAATAAACAGCACTCAAAAAGTGACCTCGATATTATGGTGGAATTCTCCAGTCCTATCGGCTGGAAATTTTTCACACTTGAAAAATTCTTAGAAGACCAGTTCGGAATTAAAGTTGACCTTGTTACTCCCAGCGCGTTAAAGAAACAATTGCAGGAGCGCATCCTCAGGCAAATTAAGTTCGTGTGAAAAAGCCTGAAAGAGAATACCTGCATTACTTAGAAGATATTCTCCTTTCGATGGAGCGAATTGAGGAATACATTTCTGGCTTTGATTTTCAAAAGTTCAAATGGGATTATAAAACCGTTGATGCGGTAATCCGCAACTTTGAAATTATTGGCGAAGCGTCAAAAAAACTTCCGAAAGAAATTAAAGCAAAATATCCTGCTATGCCTTGGGAAGAAATGTATCGGCTGCGCAACCGCGTGTCGCATGAATATTTTGGTATTGATTATGAAATCATCTGGGATATAGCGAATACTTATCTTCCGAAAAATAAAAAAGAAATGGAAGAAATCATTCGCAAAGAAAAAAGTTCAAAGAAATGATCACCATCACTTTCCCTGACGGAAATACAAAACAATACGAAGCAGGAGTTTCTGCGCTGGATGTTGCCAAAAGCATCAGCGAAGGGCTTGCACGGAATGTGCTTGCAGCAAAAGTAACTCC contains the following coding sequences:
- a CDS encoding nucleotidyltransferase family protein codes for the protein MQKTKDIEQKLKKLKPRLSKDFSVEKIGYFGSYAENKQHSKSDLDIMVEFSSPIGWKFFTLEKFLEDQFGIKVDLVTPSALKKQLQERILRQIKFV
- a CDS encoding DUF86 domain-containing protein, with product MERIEEYISGFDFQKFKWDYKTVDAVIRNFEIIGEASKKLPKEIKAKYPAMPWEEMYRLRNRVSHEYFGIDYEIIWDIANTYLPKNKKEMEEIIRKEKSSKK